One window of Vicinamibacterales bacterium genomic DNA carries:
- a CDS encoding OmpA family protein, with protein sequence DTLRYRWTAPTGAFANQTDRQTRWTATMQPGPVVVTVTVDDGKGGTASATTTIQVTPPPPVVELNFDDVYFDFDRSTLRPEALRILDDAITKLSANPARNIIIEGHTCNIGTAEYNLALGERRASAVREYLASRGVGADRLQTVSYGEERPKYDNSREETRRLNRRAALVVRVQ encoded by the coding sequence GCGACACGCTTCGTTATCGGTGGACGGCCCCGACAGGCGCGTTCGCCAACCAGACCGACCGCCAGACGCGCTGGACGGCCACGATGCAGCCGGGCCCGGTGGTCGTGACGGTGACCGTGGATGACGGCAAGGGCGGGACGGCAAGCGCGACGACGACGATTCAGGTGACGCCGCCGCCGCCGGTGGTCGAGCTCAACTTCGACGACGTCTACTTCGATTTCGACCGCTCGACGCTGCGTCCGGAAGCGCTGCGCATCCTGGACGACGCCATCACGAAGCTCTCGGCGAACCCGGCGAGGAACATCATCATCGAGGGCCACACCTGCAACATCGGCACGGCGGAATACAACCTCGCGCTCGGCGAGCGCCGGGCCAGCGCAGTGCGGGAATACCTCGCCAGCCGCGGCGTCGGCGCCGATCGTCTGCAGACGGTCAGCTACGGCGAGGAGCGCCCCAAGTACGACAACTCGCGCGAAGAGACGCGCCGGCTCAATCGCCGCGCGGCCCTCGTCGTGCGGGTGCAGTAA